Proteins encoded together in one Micromonospora auratinigra window:
- a CDS encoding helix-turn-helix transcriptional regulator, translated as MCRKRLICVMTSGPENAPAGPCFVGRRPQLARVARAHAAAMGDGRQLVCEVVGEPGIGKTRFVHEALRHCVPTVPRSVGTCAPDERGVPFHVFRHALSAGRSPRPGLSAGRPARDLWAEPDPSTPPPAPARSPDARRFRLYQSARRLIGLAARDGLVLVLDDLHWADPSSIGLIAHLLRYPVPAPLLLVLVYRPRQMATPMPFGPPGDRTGTEPPARDRIELGPLSLADTTLLHPFLDPAEVPARYELTGGNPGYLAALPGGAGPDRGAPDPDPHAGPVAAPALAALRREWVDLPPVELACLRAGAVFDAPFDADLLATVAQVPAALAAESGWRLARRDLIRHVPGGGRFAFRHPVLRMAVAQDSDPAWRAEAYGRALTALVERGAPPADQARYAERLLDLPHGGWVERCVDVLSRAAQEIYREAPESAIRWLRLALRALRPTAASAQRRRDVSLALARITGEAGNLAESRALLQEIVPLFPADREGRRARAVALWARMERLLGNYAEAQAISGRELAVLPGGTGPAGGYRLATELGAAGILAGRTVVPPADVLADAPGEPPADGSVEDPARSGVDRAGLLAVRGLAATHDGALDLARDLVEGAGRIVDALPDRDVRDHPDCLTALGLTELHLERPADAVRHLDRGLTLVRAAHRDDGLCQLLLGRSRVAHHTGRLASAIDLATEAGIVARRIGSGDLLSFALAFEAEATAWRGGLRDDERAVALARSAVELTTDLGTWCGRTAATALATAALLAGDPATCSDLVRGAGGGDRLLRLQATLRPMWFELLCAAALAAGDPAEADRQARLALAEADRIDLPGQRGFAESAYGEVLLARGEVTAALPHLEAAADLFRAGGLVLRRSLALVSLTRAAEAADRAGPAARARRQALELADWCGTERVALRLARPIDPRAVTILTDREWHIARLTATGATSRLIGRQLNISPRTVEAHLTRIYRKAGVASRSGLVAWVARLDDTDR; from the coding sequence ATGTGTCGGAAGCGTTTGATCTGCGTGATGACATCTGGGCCGGAAAATGCCCCGGCGGGCCCGTGTTTCGTCGGGCGGCGACCGCAGTTGGCGCGGGTCGCGAGAGCCCACGCGGCCGCGATGGGTGACGGCCGGCAACTGGTCTGCGAGGTGGTGGGGGAGCCGGGCATCGGCAAGACCCGGTTCGTCCACGAGGCCCTGCGACACTGCGTTCCCACCGTTCCCCGGTCCGTCGGCACCTGCGCGCCGGACGAACGAGGCGTGCCCTTCCACGTGTTCCGGCACGCCCTGTCGGCGGGGCGGTCCCCCCGGCCCGGGCTGAGCGCCGGCCGGCCGGCCCGGGACCTCTGGGCCGAGCCGGATCCGAGCACGCCACCGCCGGCGCCGGCGCGGTCCCCGGACGCCCGGCGCTTCCGGCTCTACCAGTCGGCGCGCCGGCTCATCGGCCTGGCCGCCCGGGACGGGCTGGTGCTGGTCCTGGACGACCTGCACTGGGCCGATCCCTCCTCCATCGGCCTGATCGCCCACCTGCTGCGCTACCCGGTGCCCGCCCCGTTGCTGCTGGTGCTGGTCTACCGGCCGCGACAGATGGCCACCCCGATGCCGTTCGGGCCGCCCGGCGACCGCACCGGCACCGAGCCACCGGCCCGCGACCGGATCGAGCTCGGCCCGCTCAGCCTCGCCGACACCACCCTCCTGCACCCCTTTCTCGACCCGGCGGAGGTGCCCGCACGCTACGAGCTGACCGGCGGAAACCCCGGCTACCTGGCGGCCCTGCCCGGCGGCGCCGGCCCGGACCGGGGCGCCCCGGACCCCGACCCGCACGCGGGTCCGGTCGCCGCCCCGGCCCTGGCCGCGCTGCGCCGGGAGTGGGTGGACCTGCCGCCGGTCGAGTTGGCCTGCCTGCGGGCCGGGGCGGTCTTCGACGCCCCGTTCGACGCCGATCTGCTCGCCACGGTCGCCCAGGTGCCGGCCGCGCTGGCGGCCGAGTCCGGCTGGCGGCTGGCGCGCCGGGATCTGATCCGTCACGTGCCGGGCGGCGGGCGGTTCGCGTTCCGGCATCCGGTGCTGCGGATGGCGGTGGCCCAGGACAGCGACCCGGCCTGGCGGGCGGAGGCCTACGGGCGCGCGCTGACCGCGCTGGTCGAGCGCGGGGCGCCCCCGGCCGACCAGGCCCGGTACGCGGAGCGGCTGCTGGACCTGCCGCACGGTGGCTGGGTCGAACGCTGCGTCGACGTGCTCTCCCGGGCCGCCCAGGAGATCTACCGGGAGGCGCCCGAGTCGGCCATCCGCTGGCTGCGACTGGCCCTGCGGGCGCTGCGGCCCACCGCGGCCTCCGCCCAGCGGCGGCGCGACGTCTCGCTGGCGCTCGCCCGGATCACCGGCGAGGCCGGCAACCTGGCCGAGAGCAGGGCGCTGCTCCAGGAGATCGTGCCGCTCTTCCCCGCCGACCGGGAGGGGCGACGGGCCCGCGCGGTGGCCCTCTGGGCGCGGATGGAACGCCTGCTCGGCAACTACGCCGAGGCGCAGGCGATCAGTGGCCGGGAGCTGGCCGTCCTGCCCGGCGGCACCGGACCGGCCGGCGGCTACCGGCTCGCCACCGAGCTGGGGGCGGCCGGCATCCTGGCCGGGCGGACCGTGGTCCCGCCGGCCGACGTGCTCGCCGACGCGCCGGGCGAGCCACCCGCCGACGGGTCCGTCGAGGACCCGGCACGGTCCGGGGTGGACCGGGCCGGCCTGCTGGCCGTCCGTGGCCTGGCCGCCACCCACGACGGCGCCCTCGACCTGGCCCGGGACCTGGTCGAGGGCGCCGGCCGGATCGTCGACGCGCTGCCGGACCGGGACGTGCGCGACCACCCCGACTGCCTGACCGCGCTCGGGCTGACCGAGCTGCACCTCGAACGGCCGGCGGACGCGGTGCGGCACCTGGACCGCGGGCTGACCCTGGTCCGGGCGGCCCACCGCGACGACGGCCTGTGCCAACTGCTGCTCGGCCGCAGCCGGGTGGCCCACCACACCGGCCGGCTCGCGAGCGCCATCGACCTGGCCACCGAGGCGGGCATCGTCGCCCGACGGATCGGCAGCGGGGACCTGCTGAGCTTCGCCCTGGCGTTCGAGGCCGAGGCGACCGCCTGGCGCGGCGGCCTGCGCGACGACGAGCGGGCGGTGGCCCTGGCCCGCAGCGCGGTCGAACTCACCACCGACCTGGGCACCTGGTGCGGCCGGACCGCCGCCACCGCGCTGGCGACCGCGGCCCTGCTGGCCGGGGACCCGGCGACCTGCTCCGACCTGGTGCGCGGGGCCGGCGGCGGCGACCGGCTGCTCCGGCTCCAGGCCACCCTGCGCCCGATGTGGTTCGAGCTGCTCTGCGCCGCCGCCCTCGCCGCCGGTGACCCGGCGGAGGCGGACCGGCAGGCGCGGCTGGCGCTGGCCGAGGCGGACCGGATCGACCTGCCCGGCCAGCGCGGCTTCGCCGAGTCGGCGTACGGCGAGGTGCTGCTGGCGCGCGGCGAGGTGACCGCGGCGCTGCCGCACCTGGAGGCGGCCGCCGACCTGTTCCGGGCCGGTGGGCTGGTGCTGCGGCGCAGCCTGGCGCTGGTCTCGCTGACCCGGGCCGCCGAGGCCGCGGACCGGGCCGGACCGGCTGCCCGCGCCCGCCGGCAGGCGCTGGAACTGGCCGACTGGTGCGGCACCGAACGCGTGGCGCTGCGACTGGCCCGTCCCATCGACCCACGGGCGGTCACCATCCTGACCGACCGGGAGTGGCACATCGCCCGGCTGACCGCGACCGGAGCCACCAGCCGGCTGATCGGCCGGCAGCTGAACATCAGCCCGCGCACCGTCGAGGCGCACCTGACCCGGATCTACCGCAAGGCCGGTGTCGCCTCCCGGTCGGGTCTGGTCGCCTGGGTAGCCCGGCTCGATGACACGGATCGGTGA